The following proteins are co-located in the Haloprofundus halophilus genome:
- a CDS encoding zinc ribbon domain-containing protein: MNRIDAVGVALPRLRIPTDEIADAWGRYSGAGIEEKTVAAADEDALTLAIEAAESALSRGTADAADIEAVSLATTTPPLDTEEIAPRLVRALGLPPSTAIRTFTQSTLAGAHALDSGFEADGPALVVAADAPRGDPADADHPFGAGAAAFLLADSGSVERLGSASHVDELAGISYRERGTDELRGLDVTGYERGAIRECVTQAVDGLSTDDGGVEVDAAAVDGAAVFQPDARMPSRAAGDLSVPREALARGTVVDRVGDAGAAGVPLGLVAALDAADDGDRTLGVFFGSGGGATAMLFEGRVDGGLDAELDGGSAVTYPEYLRERGYVGTVDVAGGGAHVSLPTWQRSLDQRYRLVAGRCPECEALTFPPEGACGTCHRRVEFERVELSRTGVVRAVTAIGHGGAPPEFAEQQRRDGAYDVALVELEHEGESVTVPSQLTDVDSGTVDVGDEVRAVVRKLYEQEGVPRYGAKFAPVSPSSRRSE; this comes from the coding sequence ATGAACCGAATCGACGCGGTCGGCGTCGCACTCCCTCGCCTCCGAATCCCGACGGACGAAATCGCCGACGCGTGGGGTCGGTACTCGGGCGCTGGTATCGAGGAGAAAACCGTCGCGGCCGCCGACGAGGACGCGCTGACGCTCGCTATCGAGGCAGCCGAGTCCGCTCTCTCACGGGGCACCGCCGACGCTGCCGACATCGAGGCGGTCTCTCTGGCGACGACGACGCCGCCGCTCGACACGGAGGAGATTGCTCCGCGACTCGTCCGCGCGCTCGGACTGCCGCCGTCGACGGCGATACGCACGTTCACGCAGAGTACGCTCGCGGGTGCGCACGCCCTCGATTCGGGGTTCGAAGCCGACGGCCCCGCCCTCGTCGTCGCCGCCGACGCGCCCCGCGGCGACCCGGCGGACGCCGACCACCCGTTCGGTGCGGGTGCCGCGGCGTTTCTGCTCGCCGACTCGGGGTCCGTGGAGCGACTCGGTTCGGCGAGTCACGTCGACGAACTCGCGGGCATCAGTTACCGCGAACGCGGCACCGACGAACTGCGCGGGCTCGACGTCACGGGATACGAGCGGGGCGCGATTCGGGAGTGCGTAACGCAGGCGGTCGACGGACTGAGTACGGACGACGGCGGCGTCGAAGTCGACGCCGCCGCTGTCGACGGTGCAGCAGTGTTCCAACCCGATGCCCGGATGCCCTCGCGCGCGGCGGGCGACCTCTCGGTTCCTCGCGAGGCGCTCGCTCGGGGAACGGTCGTCGACCGAGTCGGCGACGCGGGTGCCGCGGGCGTGCCGCTCGGGCTGGTCGCCGCCCTCGACGCCGCGGACGACGGAGACCGGACGCTCGGGGTCTTCTTCGGAAGCGGTGGCGGGGCGACGGCGATGCTGTTCGAGGGACGCGTCGACGGCGGACTCGACGCCGAACTCGACGGTGGCTCGGCGGTCACGTATCCGGAGTACCTCCGCGAGCGAGGTTACGTCGGCACCGTCGACGTTGCTGGCGGCGGCGCACACGTCAGCCTTCCGACGTGGCAGCGGTCGCTCGACCAGCGCTACCGACTTGTGGCCGGGCGTTGTCCAGAATGCGAGGCGCTCACGTTTCCGCCGGAGGGAGCATGCGGAACCTGTCACCGGCGGGTCGAGTTCGAGCGCGTCGAACTCTCTCGAACCGGTGTCGTCCGCGCAGTCACCGCCATCGGCCACGGCGGCGCACCGCCGGAGTTCGCCGAACAGCAGCGACGCGACGGCGCGTACGACGTCGCGCTCGTCGAACTCGAACACGAGGGCGAGTCGGTGACGGTCCCGTCGCAACTGACCGACGTCGACTCCGGGACGGTCGACGTCGGCGACGAGGTCCGGGCGGTCGTCAGAAAACTGTACGAACAGGAAGGCGTGCCGCGGTACGGCGCCAAGTTCGCGCCTGTCTCTCCCTCGTCGCGACGAAGCGAGTAA
- a CDS encoding thiolase domain-containing protein, with amino-acid sequence MTEAYVVGAGQSPFGSFPDESYRSLFETAFDRATASVDAEFDPRRIDEAFVGTLGVGGRQLGLSGPAVTEHVGLHGIPTTRVENACAASGYAFRSAVAAVRAGLADIALAGGYEVMTDTSSDHTKWWLGVSGETEWERLSGTTFSGVYAQMASAHMSEYGTTAEDLSRVAVKNHANGARNPNAHLGFECSLEDAMAAPTVADPLNLYHCCPTTDGASVVVVASEEAAFELSDAPVRVAGMGASSGHVGLFQRDTFTSIPATRRAAEAAYDEAGVGPSDVDVAEVHDCFAIAELVAYEDLGFCDPGESGTLLREGVTDPDGTLPVNTSGGLKSKGHPIGATGTGQITEIFEQLRGEAHTQVDGPRYGLAHNVGGSGGGATVHLFERTDGGER; translated from the coding sequence ATGACAGAGGCGTACGTCGTCGGCGCGGGGCAGTCACCGTTCGGGTCGTTTCCCGACGAGAGCTATCGCTCCCTGTTCGAGACGGCGTTCGACCGCGCGACGGCGAGCGTCGACGCCGAGTTCGACCCGCGACGGATCGACGAGGCGTTCGTCGGCACGCTCGGCGTCGGCGGCCGACAGCTCGGCCTGAGCGGGCCGGCCGTGACGGAGCACGTCGGTCTCCACGGCATCCCGACGACTCGCGTCGAGAACGCCTGCGCCGCCAGCGGCTACGCGTTCCGCAGCGCCGTCGCGGCGGTTCGGGCCGGACTGGCGGATATCGCGCTGGCCGGCGGGTACGAAGTGATGACCGACACGAGTTCCGACCACACGAAGTGGTGGCTCGGCGTCAGCGGCGAAACCGAGTGGGAACGGCTCTCCGGGACGACGTTCTCCGGCGTCTACGCCCAGATGGCGAGCGCCCACATGAGCGAGTACGGAACGACCGCGGAGGACCTCTCGCGCGTGGCGGTGAAGAACCACGCCAACGGCGCGCGGAACCCGAACGCCCACCTCGGCTTCGAGTGTTCGCTGGAGGACGCGATGGCCGCGCCGACGGTCGCCGACCCGCTGAACCTCTATCACTGCTGTCCGACGACCGACGGTGCGAGCGTCGTCGTCGTCGCCAGCGAGGAGGCGGCCTTCGAACTGAGCGACGCCCCGGTTCGCGTCGCCGGGATGGGCGCGTCGAGCGGCCACGTCGGTCTCTTTCAGCGCGACACGTTCACGAGCATCCCCGCGACCCGCCGCGCCGCCGAAGCCGCCTACGACGAGGCGGGAGTCGGTCCGAGCGACGTCGACGTCGCGGAGGTCCACGACTGCTTCGCCATCGCCGAACTCGTCGCGTACGAGGACCTCGGCTTCTGCGACCCCGGCGAGAGCGGCACGTTGCTCCGCGAGGGCGTCACCGACCCCGACGGGACTCTCCCGGTCAACACCTCCGGCGGGCTGAAGTCGAAAGGCCACCCCATCGGCGCGACGGGCACCGGCCAGATTACGGAGATATTCGAGCAACTCCGCGGCGAGGCGCACACGCAGGTCGACGGTCCGCGGTACGGCCTCGCGCACAACGTCGGCGGCAGCGGCGGCGGCGCGACGGTTCACCTGTTCGAGCGGACCGACGGAGGCGAGCGATGA
- a CDS encoding enoyl-CoA hydratase/isomerase family protein codes for MVRTETDGRVRTLTFDRPATRNAFTESTARELVAALEDAADDDARAVVLTGEGKAFSAGGDLEAMRDREETPAEAYTRVSETLNAVVETILTAPFPVVAKVNGDAVGAGTNVAAACDFVVAAERARFGEVFVNVGLIPDSGGTVLLPQLVGLRRAKELTMTGRLFDAEEALEMGLVNDVVSGDELDAAVSALLDTLASKPTETLALIKRGLHENVGRPFRDGLEREAHLQVQAYGTESHAEGVDAFLEGRSPTFE; via the coding sequence ATGGTACGCACCGAAACCGACGGGCGCGTGCGAACGCTCACGTTCGACCGACCGGCGACGCGAAACGCGTTCACCGAGTCGACGGCGCGGGAGTTGGTCGCAGCGCTCGAAGACGCGGCCGACGACGACGCGCGGGCGGTCGTTCTCACCGGGGAGGGCAAAGCGTTCAGCGCGGGCGGCGACCTCGAAGCGATGCGCGACCGGGAGGAGACCCCCGCGGAGGCGTACACTCGCGTCAGCGAGACGCTCAACGCGGTCGTCGAGACGATTCTCACGGCCCCGTTCCCGGTCGTCGCGAAGGTCAACGGCGACGCCGTCGGCGCCGGGACGAACGTCGCCGCAGCCTGCGACTTCGTCGTCGCCGCCGAGCGCGCCCGGTTCGGCGAAGTGTTCGTCAACGTCGGCCTCATCCCCGACAGCGGCGGAACCGTGCTCCTGCCGCAGTTGGTGGGCCTCCGCCGGGCGAAGGAGCTGACGATGACCGGGCGACTGTTCGACGCCGAGGAGGCGCTGGAGATGGGCCTCGTCAACGACGTCGTCTCGGGCGACGAGTTGGACGCCGCCGTCTCCGCGTTGCTCGATACGCTCGCGTCGAAACCGACAGAGACGCTCGCGCTGATAAAACGGGGACTGCACGAGAACGTCGGCCGACCGTTCCGCGACGGGTTGGAACGGGAGGCGCATCTGCAAGTACAGGCCTACGGGACCGAGTCGCACGCCGAGGGCGTCGACGCGTTCTTGGAGGGGCGGTCGCCGACGTTCGAGTAG